Genomic segment of Bartonella bacilliformis KC583:
ATCGTAGCTTTTATTGCTATGACTGTTGGCATGTTTATGGCTATTTTGGATATCCAAATTGTTTCCTCATCTTTAGCTGAAATTCAAGCTGGTCTTTCAGCAAGCTCTAATGAAATTTCATGGGTTCAAACCTCCTATCTCATTGCAGAAGTCATTATGTTACCCCTTTCTGGCTTTTTAGGGCGTTTACTTTCAACACGGGTTTTATTCAGTGTATCAGCCGCTGGATTTACTATTGCCTCCATCCTTTGTGCAACAGCAACATCTATTGAACAGATGATTGTTTATCGAGCACTCCAAGGCTTTATCGGTGGAGGCATTATTCCTTGTGTTTTTGTTGCTTCCTATATCATGTTTCCTCCTTCGAAACGTCCAATTATTTCACCGATCATTGGACTGGTTGCAACATTAGCACCCACCATTGGTCCAACAGTGGGAGGATATGTCAGCCACGCCTTATCATGGCATTGGCTCTTTCTTATCAATGTACCCTTTGGAATCATTATTTCAATTTTAGCTTGGAAATTGATTGATTTTGATAAAGCAGATCCGTCTCTATTGGCTAAATTTGACTGGTGGGGACTTATTTCTATGGCACTCTTCCTGGGATCTTTAGAATATGTTTTAGAAGAGGGAGCACATCGTGATTGGTTCAATGATAATTTAGTATTTAGCTTTTTTATTATTATGGTTTTATCTGCTAGTGTATTCTTTTGGCGTGTTTTTAATGTAAAAGAACCAATTGTTGATCTTACTGCTTTTTCCAATTTTAATTTTTCAATCTCTACTATATTTGCCTTTATGCTTGGAATAGGCCTCTATGGCCTTACTTATTTATATCCTGTCTATTTAAGTCAAATTCGTCATTATGATGCACTCATGATTGGAAAAACGCTGTTTATTTCAGGTTTGGCTATGTTTTTTACTGCTCCTCTTTCTGGATTTCTTTCAGCACGAATCGATCCACGTATTATGATAGCTGTAGGATTTGCTGGCTTTGCATGGGGAACTTGGCTTGCTACCTCAATCACAGATGATTGGGGATTCTGGGAACTTTTGTGGCCTCAAATTCTTCGCGGTAGTTCTATGATGTTATGCATGGTTCCTATCAATAACATTGCTTTTGGATCCTTATCACCAGAACGGATGAAAAATGCTTCTGGGATTTTTAATTTAATGCGAAATCTTGGCGGTGCAGTAGGCCTTGCTATTATTAGCACTCTTATAACACAACGGACTAATCTCCATTATGAACGCATAGCTGAAGCCGTCCAACCTGGAAATATCCAAGCGACTGAAACACTTGCAAGCTTTACTAAACTTTTCAGCTTTTCTACTTTTGATCCACAAGCTCTTGCTTTAGTTCAACTTTTTAATATGGTTTACACACAAGCTGCAGTCATGGCTTTTAGTGATCTCTTTTTTATGATATTTTTTCTCTTTAGTATCTTAACTTTCTTAACTTTTTTTCTCAAAAAAATACCGCCATCCACCAATATCCGCGCAGAGCACTGAGTTTAAACAGCATTAAATATAAAGAAACCCCTTTTCACATTGATTACATAGGCCTACTCTATGAGAAAAGTTACAATGTAAGCAATACGTTGTTAAGGGTTATAGCTATATCTTTCTCTGTGCAAATTAGAGAATTTTCACGATCACCTATCATCAATAGGTGATCATACAGCTTCAGCTTCCATGGGAATCAACAAAAGACCTATCTCGTGCACTAACAGATGACACCCTCATCTCCCTTATGACCTTATGACCTTATGACCTTATGACATAAAAATACTGCAGATTTCCCTGCATGTCACACGCAATGCAATTATAGGATGAGAGCAATGCAACAATATAGAATCAGAATTCTGTAAGATCAGTTCTTAAACTTGGAGACAATGTTTACAAAATTAGAACCTGCCCCAAGTATCTTAATAACTAAGCTGTGTTTAAAAATCACTTACAAACAAAATAGCTCTATAAACTCAGTTTTTTCTGTTTTAAGTGCATGCAATATCTTTCACCATTGGAAATAATGGCGTACCCCATTGTTACGAGAAAAATTTAAATTACATAAGATCGTAGAGGTTCAAAACCATTAAAAGCAACAGATGCATAAGTTGCTGTATAAGCGCCGGTCCCATGAATTAACAATTCATCACCCACTGTTAAAGATAGAGGCAACAGATAAAGTGATTTTTCATACATAACATCTGCCGAATCACACGTAGGCCCCGCTAAAATACAAGGCTCCATTGCTTTATCATCACGCATTGTCTCAATGGGATAACGAATGGCTTCATCCATAGTTTCAGCAAGGCCATTAAATTTACCCACATCAAGATAAACCCAGCGTATATTATCATTATCCGCTTTTTTGGATATCAGGACAACTTCTGTGCGAATAACCCCAGCATTACCAACCATTGCACGCCCTGGTTCTATAATTGTTTCAGGTATACGATTGCCAAAATATTTTTTCAATGAATCAAAAATAACAACACCACAAACTTGTGCAGTAGGAACATCATGTAAATAACGTGTTGGAAATCCTCCTCCCATATTGATCAATTTCAACTGAATTCCTTCTTTTTCCAGGCGCTCAAAAACTATAGCCACATCTGAGAGAGCACGATCCCATGCATTCAGGTCTGTCTGCTGTGATCCTACATGAAAGGAAACTCCATGTGCCTGTAAACCTAATTGGTGCGCCCGACACAATACATCAACTGCCATAGCAGGAACGCAGCCAAATTTACGTGATAATGGCCACTCGGCTCCTTCCCCATTGGTAAGAACTCGGCAAAATACGCGAGCTCCCGGTGCAGCACGAGCCACTTTTTCCACTTCTTCAATGCAATCAACGGCATAAAGCGAGACACCAAGTGCATGTGCAGAGGCAATATCACGCTCCTTCTTAATGGTATTCCCAAAAGAGATACGCTCAGCCGTTGCACCTGATTCTAAAATCATTTTAATTTCTGCAACAGAAGCTGCATCAAAAGATGATCCTAAAGAAACAAGCAAGCGCAAAATTTCAGGTGCGGGATTTGCCTTCACCGCATAAAAAATGCGCGACTGTGGAAGAGCTTTTTCAAAATTCAAATAATTCTCATGGACAATATCAAGGTCCACAACCAAACACGGACCTTCAGAACGATGTGTTGAAAGAAAATCACGAATACGTTGCGTTGCCATTTGCAATCCTCCCCAGAAAACAAAAGTTTTCTAATCTATGCCAATTCAGCAGCATAAAACTGCTCATGGCTAAAGGACAAATACATACAACCACCACTCCTACCCCATAACGTCAGGAATAACGGTATTGTATGCCACGAAGGAATAGCGCGAAAATCGCGTTACTCTACTTTGTCTGCCTTTTTGATTGGAGTTGCACAAAACACTTCCGCACTGAAGGCAATGAGGTGTGCCTCTTTAGTTATCTCAGCATCTATAGCTGAAAGACACCAGAAAGGCCCGCACCGTCGTTGCTTCAAGATGTCCTCATTCTTTCGATTGGCCGCAAGAATGACTGGAGCGGTTAGTTCCAGGTACCGTACCGGTTAATCCCACCATTTGGGAACCAGCGGACACCCACAGGCACGTGCGACTTTGGGCAATGCTGCGTATAAGATGAATTTCAATTCATTGCAATCTTTTTTTTAATTTTAAGATTTTTTTAATCTTTCAGCCAAAAATAACTGCAAAAAAGCAACATTGCTCCACACATACTAGTAGCTTAACTTACTTCTCTATTTTTCTATGAAAAATAATAAAAAATATTTTATGAAAATACCTCCCTCTTTAAAATAGAAGGAACATCCCAAATGGTATCTTATAGCTTAGTGCCCTTACAGCCCTTGATGAGAGTTCATGGTGCGAGCTTTTGCTAATTGAAACTGCCTATGACGTTCCCGAAAACGCTGTTTATCAAATTCACTACGCGTATCATAACACGCATCACAAGACACCCCTTCTTCATAATGAGAGGATAATTTACCCTCAGCACCAAGAGGATAGCGACATGCCCGGCATAATTCGCGTCCAGATTCCTCAAGACCATGCCTAACAGAAACACGCTCATCAAAAACAAAGCACTCGCCCTGCCACAAACTTTCTTCTTTTGGAATTGTTTCCAAATATTGAAGAATACCACCCTTTAGGTGGTAAACCTCCTCATAACCAAGCTCACGCATATAAGACGT
This window contains:
- a CDS encoding type III PLP-dependent enzyme encodes the protein MATQRIRDFLSTHRSEGPCLVVDLDIVHENYLNFEKALPQSRIFYAVKANPAPEILRLLVSLGSSFDAASVAEIKMILESGATAERISFGNTIKKERDIASAHALGVSLYAVDCIEEVEKVARAAPGARVFCRVLTNGEGAEWPLSRKFGCVPAMAVDVLCRAHQLGLQAHGVSFHVGSQQTDLNAWDRALSDVAIVFERLEKEGIQLKLINMGGGFPTRYLHDVPTAQVCGVVIFDSLKKYFGNRIPETIIEPGRAMVGNAGVIRTEVVLISKKADNDNIRWVYLDVGKFNGLAETMDEAIRYPIETMRDDKAMEPCILAGPTCDSADVMYEKSLYLLPLSLTVGDELLIHGTGAYTATYASVAFNGFEPLRSYVI
- a CDS encoding DHA2 family efflux MFS transporter permease subunit, with product MKNSTPSSSDVDVQERIGMRKIVAFIAMTVGMFMAILDIQIVSSSLAEIQAGLSASSNEISWVQTSYLIAEVIMLPLSGFLGRLLSTRVLFSVSAAGFTIASILCATATSIEQMIVYRALQGFIGGGIIPCVFVASYIMFPPSKRPIISPIIGLVATLAPTIGPTVGGYVSHALSWHWLFLINVPFGIIISILAWKLIDFDKADPSLLAKFDWWGLISMALFLGSLEYVLEEGAHRDWFNDNLVFSFFIIMVLSASVFFWRVFNVKEPIVDLTAFSNFNFSISTIFAFMLGIGLYGLTYLYPVYLSQIRHYDALMIGKTLFISGLAMFFTAPLSGFLSARIDPRIMIAVGFAGFAWGTWLATSITDDWGFWELLWPQILRGSSMMLCMVPINNIAFGSLSPERMKNASGIFNLMRNLGGAVGLAIISTLITQRTNLHYERIAEAVQPGNIQATETLASFTKLFSFSTFDPQALALVQLFNMVYTQAAVMAFSDLFFMIFFLFSILTFLTFFLKKIPPSTNIRAEH